In Spiroplasma sp. SV19, one DNA window encodes the following:
- the msrB gene encoding peptide-methionine (R)-S-oxide reductase MsrB: MKKPWTTLQLTDLSSLEYEVTQNGATEPPYQNKYWNNQEKGIYVDILSGEPLFVSSTQYNAGCGWPSFTKPIDKTLLQEKPDHSLSITRTEVRTSKTNIHLGHVFNDGPQTDGGLRYCINSAALRFIPLAKMAATGYEEYIPLIK, translated from the coding sequence ATGAAAAAACCTTGAACAACATTGCAACTTACTGATTTATCATCATTAGAATATGAAGTAACACAAAACGGTGCAACTGAACCACCATATCAAAATAAATACTGAAATAATCAAGAAAAAGGAATTTATGTTGATATTTTATCAGGTGAGCCACTATTTGTTTCTTCTACGCAATATAATGCTGGTTGTGGTTGACCCAGTTTTACCAAACCAATTGATAAAACCTTATTGCAAGAAAAACCAGATCATTCCTTAAGCATAACACGAACAGAAGTTCGCACTAGTAAAACAAACATTCATTTAGGACATGTTTTTAATGATGGTCCACAAACTGATGGCGGTTTACGTTATTGTATCAATTCTGCTGCTTTGCGCTTTATTCCCCTAGCAAAAATGGCAGCTACTGGATACGAAGAATATATTCCCTTAATAAAATAA
- a CDS encoding DUF3196 family protein, giving the protein MSTSLNYYDELVNEIEILIDNNDYSEALVKIKTELTMPYIPQHIEKMLEALLKEVNVKMFEQQPNTNTTWSLAKITEILTNSTDEETQLLAFHYLKDQNLRKILPVIREYFMNKKVSNFAKIYLLYLLKEQEITEVFLVQKTNGLFKLNPQKMIPYQDEQQVKLVMQLLDQWVYNDNPSLYHTCLYLLETYYYDLYPHFIVNNEIQALAVAIIYQGQVMYNEKIDVTELAMQFNVAVPTVQKYLLSLNNKKL; this is encoded by the coding sequence ATGTCAACATCATTAAATTATTACGATGAATTAGTCAATGAAATTGAAATATTGATTGATAATAATGATTATAGTGAGGCTCTTGTGAAAATTAAAACAGAGTTAACAATGCCATATATTCCTCAACATATTGAAAAAATGTTAGAAGCATTATTAAAAGAAGTTAACGTTAAAATGTTTGAACAACAGCCAAATACTAATACAACTTGGTCACTTGCAAAAATCACTGAGATATTAACAAACTCAACCGATGAAGAAACACAATTATTGGCTTTTCATTATTTAAAAGATCAAAACTTACGTAAAATTTTGCCAGTAATTCGTGAATATTTTATGAACAAAAAGGTTTCAAATTTTGCTAAAATTTATTTGTTATATTTACTAAAAGAACAAGAAATTACCGAAGTTTTTCTGGTTCAGAAAACAAATGGTCTTTTTAAACTAAATCCACAGAAAATGATTCCTTATCAAGATGAACAACAAGTTAAGTTAGTGATGCAATTATTAGATCAATGAGTTTATAACGATAATCCTAGTTTATATCATACTTGTTTGTATTTATTAGAAACATATTATTATGATTTATATCCGCATTTTATTGTAAATAATGAAATTCAAGCGTTAGCGGTTGCTATTATTTATCAAGGGCAAGTAATGTATAATGAAAAAATTGATGTTACTGAATTGGCTATGCAATTTAATGTTGCTGTCCCAACAGTTCAAAAATATTTATTATCTTTAAATAATAAAAAATTGTAG
- the tig gene encoding trigger factor, whose protein sequence is MKFKAEKIQDKGIGKWYVTIDGTEWTDYVKKAETKAANELEIPGFRKGKVPVDLLKKHLTEAKVLDVAHHLVVNKAYQFAFDQKSEIEPFSSPTPSVKKISKTEYILELEFDLKPEVKINKYTGFKHDHLKKEKIEVQKEDIEKNIDQLRDRFAIFKPKTTAIAKGDTVIFDFEGFVDDKPFKGGKATDFTLEIGSGQFIPGFEDAMIGLKTGDQKDINVTFPADYQVEELKSSPAVFKLNIKEVKAKELPALNDELAKDINLKGIDTLAKLEEHVKNNIQEQLLKQEYDHFISHLFRLIAEDSEIALPESIIRKEANQLKHEFEQKLQAQQMDMKTYKKRTGMSEEDIFEELFKDAKNRLENGVIVDAVVQAEKIVATPEECEEQYEKLGKQFGIDGKTLKETKLVSEQQVKDQVIHDKVFSFLYNNNGE, encoded by the coding sequence ATGAAATTTAAAGCAGAAAAAATTCAAGATAAAGGAATTGGAAAATGATATGTAACTATTGATGGTACAGAATGAACAGATTATGTTAAAAAAGCAGAAACTAAAGCAGCAAATGAGTTAGAAATCCCAGGTTTTCGTAAAGGAAAAGTTCCGGTTGATTTATTAAAGAAACATTTAACTGAAGCAAAAGTTTTAGATGTAGCGCATCATTTAGTTGTTAATAAAGCTTATCAATTTGCTTTTGATCAAAAATCAGAAATTGAACCATTTTCTTCGCCAACACCAAGTGTTAAAAAAATTAGTAAAACAGAATATATTTTAGAATTAGAATTTGATTTAAAACCAGAAGTTAAAATTAATAAATATACTGGATTTAAGCATGATCACTTAAAAAAAGAAAAAATTGAAGTTCAAAAAGAAGATATTGAAAAGAATATTGATCAACTACGTGATCGCTTTGCAATTTTTAAACCAAAAACAACAGCAATTGCCAAAGGAGATACGGTTATTTTTGATTTTGAAGGGTTTGTTGATGATAAACCATTTAAAGGTGGTAAAGCAACAGATTTTACTTTAGAAATTGGCAGTGGACAATTTATTCCCGGTTTTGAAGATGCAATGATTGGATTAAAAACAGGAGACCAAAAAGATATTAACGTTACTTTTCCTGCCGATTATCAAGTTGAAGAATTAAAATCATCTCCTGCAGTTTTTAAATTAAATATTAAAGAAGTAAAAGCAAAAGAATTACCAGCGTTAAATGATGAATTAGCAAAAGATATTAATTTAAAAGGAATTGATACATTAGCTAAATTAGAAGAACATGTTAAAAATAATATTCAAGAACAATTATTAAAACAAGAATACGATCATTTTATTAGCCATTTATTCCGTTTAATTGCTGAAGACTCAGAAATTGCATTGCCAGAATCAATTATTCGAAAAGAAGCTAATCAGTTAAAACATGAGTTTGAACAAAAGCTACAAGCACAGCAAATGGATATGAAAACTTATAAAAAACGAACAGGAATGTCAGAAGAAGATATTTTTGAGGAATTATTTAAAGATGCTAAGAATCGTTTAGAAAATGGGGTTATTGTTGATGCGGTTGTTCAAGCCGAAAAAATTGTTGCAACTCCCGAAGAATGTGAAGAACAATACGAAAAATTAGGAAAACAATTTGGAATTGATGGAAAAACATTGAAAGAAACAAAATTAGTATCAGAACAACAAGTAAAAGACCAAGTTATTCATGATAAAGTGTTTTCCTTTTTATATAATAATAACGGTGAATAA
- the lon gene encoding endopeptidase La, producing MDSKTTQLKNVPVLVTRGSYIFPGFEQVLEVGRDKSILAVNTANKDFDNHIVLVSQKKPLEDDPKLSEIYRIGILAELKIRKVWEDGSLTVNFKAVDRVKILDLREGELYAADIDILKSIVNSEDKIAEKITANIKELMELQDILPEDLLDQIGDSVDGNEVVDTIAQFLPFIPVAKKQEILEQLDVEKRLQIIFDHLVNKQQANDIDNKISKKIKERVDEQQREYYLREKLKAIKDELGEFDDAADEMKTYKERLAKEPFPKNIKERIEQEITRYEALPQASSESNIIRTYIDWMMQVPWWEKTEEKNDLKFAQEVLDKYHFGLDKVKERIIEYLAVKTMTNSLKGQIICLVGPPGVGKTSLAKSIAEATGRNFVKMALGGVKDESEIRGHRKTYIGAMPGRIIQSMKRAKTTNPLFLLDEIDKMASDYRGDPASAMLEVLDPEQNATFSDHYLEENYDLSNVMFIATANYYDNIPEALIDRMEIIQLSSYTELEKFHIARDYLVPKVLSNNGLADGQLTITDDAINEVIKYYTREAGVRQLERDLNAVARKFIVKFLNKEMTNLTVTAKIVNELLGKRRFEHTEKEKESQVGVVTGLAYTQFGGDILPIEVNSFLGKGSLVLTGKLGDVMKESASIALDYVKANSDKFGISAKFFETHDIHIHVPEGAVPKDGPSAGITLTTAIISALSNRPVSKDIGMTGEITLRGQVLPIGGLREKSISANRSGLKTILIPNKNIKDIEDIPKEVQETLKIIPVSTYDEVFKNVFGTN from the coding sequence ATGGATTCAAAAACAACACAATTAAAAAACGTACCAGTTTTAGTAACACGTGGTAGTTATATTTTTCCAGGCTTTGAACAGGTATTAGAAGTAGGACGAGATAAATCAATTTTAGCAGTGAATACTGCAAATAAGGATTTTGATAATCATATTGTTTTAGTTAGTCAAAAAAAACCATTAGAAGATGATCCAAAATTATCTGAAATTTATCGGATTGGAATTTTAGCAGAATTAAAAATTCGTAAAGTATGAGAAGATGGAAGTTTAACTGTTAACTTTAAAGCAGTTGATCGGGTAAAAATTTTAGACTTACGAGAAGGTGAATTGTATGCTGCTGACATTGATATTTTAAAATCAATTGTTAATTCAGAAGATAAAATTGCCGAAAAAATTACGGCTAATATTAAAGAATTAATGGAATTACAAGATATTTTACCAGAAGATTTATTAGACCAAATTGGTGATTCAGTTGATGGAAATGAAGTTGTTGATACCATTGCGCAATTTTTACCATTTATTCCTGTGGCGAAAAAACAAGAAATTTTAGAACAATTAGATGTTGAAAAAAGGTTACAAATTATTTTTGATCATTTAGTTAATAAACAACAAGCGAATGATATTGATAATAAAATTAGCAAAAAAATCAAAGAGCGTGTTGATGAACAACAACGAGAATATTATTTACGTGAAAAGTTAAAAGCGATTAAGGATGAATTAGGCGAATTTGATGATGCAGCTGATGAAATGAAAACATATAAAGAACGCTTAGCAAAAGAACCATTCCCGAAAAATATTAAGGAACGAATTGAACAAGAAATTACACGCTATGAAGCATTGCCACAAGCATCAAGTGAATCAAACATTATTCGTACCTATATTGATTGAATGATGCAAGTGCCATGATGAGAAAAAACTGAAGAAAAAAATGATTTAAAGTTTGCCCAAGAAGTGTTAGATAAATATCATTTTGGGTTAGACAAAGTTAAAGAACGTATTATTGAATACTTGGCAGTAAAGACAATGACTAATTCTTTAAAAGGACAAATTATTTGTTTAGTTGGGCCACCAGGGGTGGGGAAAACTAGTTTGGCAAAATCAATTGCGGAAGCAACTGGTCGTAACTTTGTTAAAATGGCCTTAGGTGGTGTTAAAGATGAATCAGAAATTCGTGGTCATCGGAAAACATATATTGGGGCAATGCCAGGTCGCATTATTCAATCAATGAAACGCGCAAAAACAACAAATCCATTATTTTTATTAGATGAAATTGATAAAATGGCGTCTGATTACCGTGGTGATCCAGCTAGTGCAATGTTAGAAGTGTTAGATCCAGAACAAAATGCAACCTTTTCTGATCATTATTTAGAAGAAAACTATGATTTAAGTAATGTTATGTTTATTGCAACCGCAAACTATTATGATAATATTCCTGAAGCATTAATTGACCGTATGGAAATTATTCAGTTATCATCATATACTGAATTAGAAAAATTCCATATTGCAAGAGATTATTTAGTACCAAAAGTATTAAGCAATAATGGTTTAGCAGATGGTCAATTAACAATTACTGATGATGCGATTAACGAAGTGATTAAATACTATACAAGAGAAGCTGGGGTTCGTCAATTAGAACGTGACTTGAATGCGGTTGCTCGGAAATTTATTGTTAAATTCTTAAATAAAGAAATGACTAATTTAACTGTAACAGCTAAAATTGTTAATGAGTTATTAGGAAAACGTCGTTTTGAACATACTGAAAAAGAAAAAGAATCACAAGTTGGAGTTGTAACTGGTTTAGCATATACCCAATTTGGTGGTGATATTTTACCAATTGAAGTTAATAGTTTCTTAGGAAAAGGTTCATTAGTTTTAACTGGAAAACTAGGGGATGTAATGAAAGAATCAGCATCAATTGCCCTTGACTATGTTAAAGCAAATTCTGATAAATTTGGGATTAGTGCAAAATTCTTTGAAACACATGATATTCATATTCATGTTCCAGAAGGAGCTGTGCCAAAAGATGGCCCATCAGCAGGGATTACTTTAACAACAGCAATTATTAGTGCTTTAAGTAATCGCCCAGTTTCAAAAGATATTGGAATGACTGGAGAAATTACCTTGCGAGGACAAGTTTTACCAATCGGGGGATTACGAGAAAAATCAATTTCTGCTAATCGAAGTGGCTTAAAAACAATTTTAATTCCAAATAAGAACATTAAAGATATTGAAGATATTCCAAAAGAAGTGCAAGAAACATTAAAAATTATTCCTGTTTCAACTTATGATGAAGTATTTAAAAATGTTTTTGGCACAAATTAA
- a CDS encoding CHC2 zinc finger domain-containing protein — protein MLDVFRNYLKLSKRGRNYVAICPFHSDSHPSLSISVEKQVWRCFVCNVGGTVEYFVAKIENLSINEAKQLISDKYNLEQTPIIQQAKVVLQTEKDKIYQLNKITWLLCSYWFWWKKSINNRKILKDKKLFMILNDKGKNNLNHYDQKLYKFLNENYDLKDKKIIILGDGASWIKSLASQFHCDIVLDEFHLKKYLHKCFNFCRFKKLTKGNLNSVELKKRAIYYDLEVFIRNGDVQNLKKYIKDLLTPPYQNKLVFLKHKTVQIQKLLKYVKSNTNGISNYKNEYYIGSQTESQISHNVKSLKSYGAKDSKTTF, from the coding sequence ATGTTAGATGTATTTCGCAATTATTTAAAATTATCGAAAAGAGGACGAAATTATGTTGCAATTTGTCCTTTTCATAGTGATTCGCACCCTAGCTTATCAATATCAGTTGAGAAACAAGTTTGACGTTGTTTTGTATGTAATGTTGGGGGAACAGTTGAATATTTTGTTGCTAAAATTGAAAATCTTTCAATTAATGAGGCTAAGCAATTAATTTCAGATAAATATAATTTAGAACAAACACCAATTATTCAGCAAGCAAAAGTCGTTCTGCAAACTGAAAAAGATAAAATTTATCAGCTAAATAAAATAACTTGGCTATTATGCTCATACTGGTTTTGATGAAAAAAATCAATTAATAACCGAAAAATTTTAAAAGATAAAAAGTTATTTATGATTTTAAATGATAAAGGTAAAAACAACTTAAATCATTATGATCAAAAATTATATAAGTTTTTAAATGAAAACTATGATTTAAAAGATAAAAAAATTATAATTCTTGGAGATGGCGCATCATGAATTAAATCACTTGCATCTCAATTTCATTGTGACATTGTTTTAGATGAATTTCATTTAAAAAAGTATTTACATAAATGTTTTAATTTTTGTCGGTTTAAAAAACTAACAAAAGGTAATTTAAATTCAGTTGAACTTAAGAAACGAGCTATATATTATGATTTGGAAGTTTTTATTCGGAATGGGGATGTACAAAATTTAAAAAAATATATTAAAGATTTACTAACGCCACCATATCAAAATAAATTAGTCTTTTTGAAACATAAAACTGTTCAAATTCAAAAACTTTTAAAATATGTTAAAAGTAATACAAATGGGATTAGTAATTATAAAAATGAATATTATATTGGTTCACAAACTGAATCACAAATTTCACATAATGTTAAATCTTTAAAATCATATGGGGCAAAGGATAGTAAGACAACATTTTAA